CAGGATCGATGAGCTCATCGCGAGGAGCCTCTCGCCCGTCTATGGCTATGGCGAGGCGCCTCCCGACCCGCGCGTCATATGACGCACCCGCATTGAACGGCGCATACCCGCCTGATAGTAGAAGCAAGCCGGCCCAATCCGGCGCCAGAAGGGCTTAGACATGAAGAACTGCATCTTCATCCATACCAACGAAAAGCAGATCATTGGGGCGCTCGTCTCGAAATACTCCTTCGAGCGCTTCGCGTCCAAGAAGGGCGCCTTCGACGTCAAGCTGATCGACACGCGCGACTACCCCTTCTTCCAGGGCTACGAAGGAAAGAAGTACCTGCGGGATGGCCTGCATCGTGAATGGCGCAATGAGGACCTTCAGTCTTTCACCGTTCTTCGCTTCGCGCCGCCTGAAGTGATGGGCTATCAGGGGCGGTCCGTGGTGGTCGACCCCGACGTATTCTGCGTCTCGGACGTGGTCCCCCTGTTCGAGCGTGACATGGGCGGGCACGCCCTCATGGCGCGCCAGCGCAAGGGCGGCTCCAAGGCCAATGACTTCGCCTCCAGCGTCATGCTGCTCGACAATGCCAGGCTCAAGCATTGGCAGCTCGAGAAGAACTTTGCCGAGATGTTCGAGTTCAAGCGTGACTACATGGACTGGATCTCGCTGAAGCTCGAGCCGGAGGGTGCCATCGGTACGCTCGAGCCGACCTGGAACGACTTCGATCGGCTCGAGCGCGACACCCGCCTTATCCACAATACCCACCGCAATACCCAGCCCTGGAAGACGGGATTGCCGGTGGATTATCGCCCGCCGCAGAAGGCCGGCTCCCTCAAGCCCGCAAATATCTGGCATCGCGTCCGCCGCTCCCTATTCGGCGAGTACGCCTTCCTGGGCCAGTACAAGAAGCATCCGGACGCGAATCAGGAGCGGTTGTTCTTCGCGCTCCTGAAGGAATGCGTCGAGAAGGGCATCGTCACGCAGGACATGATTAAGGATCAGATGCGCAAGAACCATGTGCGGCATGACGCGTTCGACGTCATTGCCCGCACCCCGACGCTTAACGAACGCCCGCTATTTGCGGCATAAACATTTGAGGCGACTAAATGAAAATTCTCGTGACCGGCGCCTGCGGCTACAAAGGCACAAGGCTTGTCCCCCAGCTTCTGGCGAAAGGGTGGTCCGTGGTTGCTGTCGATACCATGTGGTTTGGCAATTTTCTCGAGCCGCACCCTAACCTTGAAGTGATCAAGGGTGACGTGCGCGATCACTATAGCATTCCCGTCGCGGGCATCGATGCCATCATCCATCTGGCGAGCATAGCCAATGATCCGTGCGGGGATCTGGATCCGAAGCTGACATGGGAAGTGAGCGCGCTCGCCACGATGAAGCTTGCCGATGAAGCGGCTCGGGCGGGCGTCAAGCAGTTCATCTACGCGTCTTCCGGCAGTGTCTACGGCGTCAAGGAAGAAGATCGCGTCACCGAAGATCTGCGCCTTGAACCGATCTCGGAATACAACAAGACGAAGATGTGCGCCGAGCGGATCCTCCTGTCGTACGCCGACAAGATGGCTGTGCAGATCGTTCGTCCGGCGACCGTATGCGGAGTGTCGCCGCGCATGCGTTTTGACGTCTCTGTTAATATGCTCACGATACAGGCCCTTGAACGCAAGCGCATAACCGTATTCGGCGGCGACCAGACACGGCCCAACATCCACATCGACGACATAACCGGCCTCTATGTCTTCCTGGTCGAGAATCCTCAGATCACCGGCATTTACAATGCCGGATTCGAGAATATCTCC
This genomic stretch from Nordella sp. HKS 07 harbors:
- a CDS encoding NAD(P)-dependent oxidoreductase, with the protein product MKILVTGACGYKGTRLVPQLLAKGWSVVAVDTMWFGNFLEPHPNLEVIKGDVRDHYSIPVAGIDAIIHLASIANDPCGDLDPKLTWEVSALATMKLADEAARAGVKQFIYASSGSVYGVKEEDRVTEDLRLEPISEYNKTKMCAERILLSYADKMAVQIVRPATVCGVSPRMRFDVSVNMLTIQALERKRITVFGGDQTRPNIHIDDITGLYVFLVENPQITGIYNAGFENISIMDIARTVVKYVPAEIVVTPSNDPRSYRLSSDRLLAAGFRPKKTVEDAIREIIALFNAGKLRDADQFHNLRWMQNTVFANAE